From the genome of Xyrauchen texanus isolate HMW12.3.18 chromosome 7, RBS_HiC_50CHRs, whole genome shotgun sequence:
tgggttaatTCAACCTTTACATTAAAAAATCTGCATGCAAAAATTCTCTTTATGTGTTTGTAAAAATGCTTATCACGAACACCATAAATCAGAGGAGTAAGTAGCCGTGGTACAATGTTTCCTAGTAGataatttaaaaaggtgatttttgtccacTGAGCAGGTAGAAGAGGGGCAAACGTCATGTCAATTAGAGGAGTAATGTAGGACAACATACAGAGCATTAGCTGTCCTCCATGTAACAGAATGGTGTTCTGGGCCTTTTTAGCTGAAGATTTATCACTGGTGGCCTTTCTGGCTGTTACCAGCACTCTATAATATGTGAAAACAATAATTACCCACACAACAGctgtataaaaaacattaataactTTGCTTTTATCTTCATTGTATGGCGTGTTGTACAGATATGTTGAACTACAGAGAGTACCTTTTGTAAAGAGAGATAATGGACGAACAATTAAAGTGATAATCAAATCGGCCAATCCAGGAATAACTCCTGCCCCCCAAATCATAGAGATTAGTATGTACGTCCTGTGCACGGTGCAAATCTGAGAGTGATGCAGTGGTTTGCAGATGGCAATGTAACGCTCAATGGCCATACCAGCCAAAGTCAGAGGAGTGTTCTTATGAGTTGTTGCACCTGTCATTAGCAGTATAATACAAAACGGAACAGGTACACTTCGCCATGCATAAGACATCACATAAAGACTTACAGTAATACAAACCATGAGCATATCATTGATAACcaaatgaatatataatatatacctCGGATCATTGTAGAAAATTGAACTCCTAAAGAATATGAATACAAACACTCCATTGATGCAGTTAATTGTGATCCCAAGAAGAACAATGATGAAATTTTTGACAAAAGCTTCCTCATATCggtcttttgtgttattttgaacCATGGTATAGTTCATTACACTTTTGATGGACTACTAGGAAAGTCTATCAAGCAGAAAGATGATCATCTACAATAGTCATCTTAGTTAACTGGatgtatttttctgttgcagtttacCATCCAAGTGTATTCATCATGAACTGATGAAAGATGATCTTTTTACtggccaatgtttttttgtttgtttttgtagccTGTTTTTTTCTGAAATGAAAGTAAAAAGAAATACTTTTAGCAGAGGATGTAAAAGGTTATGTAATAGAATggttattatttttatgaatataattattattgcatacaatacaaatacaagatGAAAGAGTATGTTGAGAAGAGGACTGACCTGTTTGTGTGGCTTAGTCAATTAATTTGGAGGCAGagataaatgtacatatttatatactgtttgggcaggctagagagagagagagagagagagagagagagagagagaaagtgcctTCAAGCAATGGTGTAGGATTGGTTTGACCATTGAGCAGGAGGgcaattatttgcacattttcttattACGCAACAACTCTGctgaaaataacatatttcataTAACAATTGTCTAAACATCTAAGTAGATGTATTTCTGTGGTCGCTAAGGGAAGCCCTAtaataagaaaactgataaatacacacatttgacatttattgttgtatgcaataaatgcaaaaagtgtcatctttaattcatcactttaaaatcaacaaacttactagtttgttgttggactactagtggagcatcctgtcccatttgtagAATATGTTTCTTTCGAGGACCATAGCAACAGCTCTAGTATCCACAAAGGCACAAGAGTTTTTACATTTAGGCTTACAAAATCTTACAAAAAACTTGTATTTATTTTGGTATATTTTGCCaagtgtaaataaagcatttcacgGTTTTTAACTGTGGATTCTAAATACGGTTTCTCTTACAGTTAAATTAACCATAATATTTTTATTGCAGTTAATATTATAACTGTATTATCGTGCCATCACTAATTCcatgcataaatattaaaatatttatacactgtatcatatcaaacattcagaaaaagcaTTAGGTTTAACGTTTCATAAAAAATGTCCCCCTTCAAAAAATTAAAGGGTTAATTAAAGTCTGCTTTCCTCACCATAAAAAACAACTGATAATTTCTATGGACGCCATTAACATCTTCGCGGACTCCACACATGACTCGTGatgtatttcatgttttctaaattcatacgAAAGTTTTGTGTAGGTAACAGACCTACAGATCGAAATTACACGTTGTCAGCCACTGACAGTCTTGGgtgttttattcctgcagggggcgcttgatGCAGAATCCTCCATTTATCAGCATTTAAATCTAATAAGGCTTTATATccatttggagacattttacactggatagt
Proteins encoded in this window:
- the LOC127647029 gene encoding odorant receptor 131-2-like, coding for MNYTMVQNNTKDRYEEAFVKNFIIVLLGITINCINGVFVFIFFRSSIFYNDPRYILYIHLVINDMLMVCITVSLYVMSYAWRSVPVPFCIILLMTGATTHKNTPLTLAGMAIERYIAICKPLHHSQICTVHRTYILISMIWGAGVIPGLADLIITLIVRPLSLFTKGTLCSSTYLYNTPYNEDKSKVINVFYTAVVWVIIVFTYYRVLVTARKATSDKSSAKKAQNTILLHGGQLMLCMLSYITPLIDMTFAPLLPAQWTKITFLNYLLGNIVPRLLTPLIYGVRDKHFYKHIKRIFACRFFNVKVELTQK